In the Carboxydothermus hydrogenoformans Z-2901 genome, one interval contains:
- the thrC gene encoding threonine synthase, with translation MRWEGVIKAYREYLPVTEKTPLLTLNEGNTPLIYAPYLSQRVGAKVYLKFEGANPTGSFKDRGMVVAVAKAMEEGARAVICASTGNTSAAAAAYAAKAGLKCVVLIPEGNIALGKLAQALFYGAKVIAIKGNFDEALKLVREIGKNHPIAIVNSINPYRIEGQKTAAFEICDVLGDAPDYLFIPVGNAGNITAYWRGFKQYYELGKTKKLPKMMGFEAEGAAAIVKGEPIPNPETIATAIRIGNPASWQGAVAAANESGGKISYVTDEEIIEAYRLLARKEGIMAEPASAASVAGLLKYRREHEFNQDDVVVLVLTGHGLKDPDNALKQNANQPAVVEPDYNEVLKIIL, from the coding sequence TTAAAGCTTACCGGGAGTATTTGCCAGTTACCGAAAAAACTCCCCTTTTAACTTTAAATGAGGGTAATACGCCGTTAATTTACGCACCTTATCTTTCCCAAAGGGTAGGGGCTAAGGTTTATCTTAAATTTGAAGGGGCAAATCCTACCGGCTCTTTTAAAGACCGGGGAATGGTGGTGGCGGTTGCCAAAGCCATGGAAGAGGGAGCCCGGGCGGTAATTTGTGCTTCCACCGGCAATACCTCGGCGGCAGCGGCGGCTTATGCGGCCAAAGCAGGGTTAAAGTGTGTGGTTTTGATACCCGAAGGAAATATCGCTTTGGGGAAGTTAGCCCAGGCGTTGTTTTACGGAGCAAAAGTAATTGCCATTAAAGGAAATTTTGATGAAGCCTTAAAATTGGTGCGGGAAATTGGGAAAAATCATCCGATTGCTATAGTTAATTCGATAAATCCCTACCGAATTGAAGGCCAGAAGACAGCAGCCTTTGAAATTTGCGATGTTCTGGGGGATGCGCCGGACTACTTATTTATTCCGGTGGGTAATGCCGGCAATATTACCGCATACTGGCGGGGGTTTAAACAGTATTATGAGCTGGGTAAAACTAAAAAACTTCCTAAAATGATGGGGTTTGAAGCGGAAGGTGCGGCGGCCATTGTTAAGGGGGAGCCGATTCCCAATCCCGAGACAATAGCTACTGCCATTAGAATAGGCAATCCGGCAAGCTGGCAGGGAGCGGTGGCGGCGGCCAATGAATCGGGAGGAAAAATTTCTTATGTAACCGATGAAGAAATTATCGAAGCTTACCGGCTTTTGGCAAGAAAAGAAGGTATTATGGCCGAGCCAGCGTCGGCGGCCAGCGTGGCGGGATTGTTAAAATACCGCCGGGAGCACGAGTTTAACCAGGACGATGTGGTGGTCTTGGTTTTAACCGGTCACGGGTTAAAGGACCCGGACAATGCTTTAAAACAAAATGCCAATCAGCCGGCAGTGGTGGAGCCGGATTATAACGAAGTTTTAAAAATTATCTTATAA
- a CDS encoding helix-turn-helix domain-containing protein — protein MSGINKIKKLREERKMSRKELADKLQISYWALSKYENNERTPDITLLRKIAQEFGVSIEYLAGLSDENLLPSTSPVIQKILQLPPEALNEIDLFVDFLNYKYKLKAK, from the coding sequence ATGAGCGGTATAAACAAGATAAAAAAACTTCGGGAAGAAAGGAAAATGAGCAGGAAAGAACTAGCAGATAAGCTTCAGATTTCCTACTGGGCTTTAAGTAAATATGAAAATAACGAACGCACCCCTGATATTACCCTTTTACGGAAAATTGCTCAAGAATTTGGAGTAAGTATTGAATACCTTGCAGGACTTTCCGACGAAAACCTTCTCCCTTCAACTTCCCCAGTAATCCAAAAAATCCTTCAACTTCCACCTGAAGCTTTAAACGAAATCGATCTTTTTGTTGATTTTTTAAATTATAAATATAAGTTAAAAGCAAAATAA
- a CDS encoding EAL domain-containing protein, translating to MNDREFHPRKKGNFMEESQKSITYLKQKEEFLSKILENEQLLIVVWTLESGVVWFNRYTQNLFDIAIEEQLEKIDVSLIIPENLISYLKEQLDDTGERSFRYIDEKPMVLKNGREIYIMWHNSIFSDEEGHKYIVSTGIDVTELKKTEKRFEEANRNLLALNEELLAQQEELSAMNEELMAREEEVRQNLIEIQRQQDELKKSEERYRLVVEGASDGLWDWDLETDTAYISERWRDLIGFDKEVINNYCETWIKFIHPRDVKAVINNLRNHLEKKTPFYLCEYRIKTKDGKYIWILSRGKALWNKEGKAIRMAGSHTDITQRKQMESKLEYMAFHDPLTNLPRRDVFLERLKVAMADARRNGKKLAVFFVDLDNFKIINDSLGHHTGDRLLKKIAKELTKCVRETDTISRVGGDEFIILLPDVNSIEDTDKVAKRILELFDQPIKLNNYELPVTISIGIAIYPDHGKSERAILKNADIAMYTAKRKGKNGFQYFDIAMKSEVEFANTVKRDLRLALEKNQFILYYQPLIDLKTGKIASMEALLRWQHPKKGMISPFHFIPIAEETRQIISIGEWVLRTACRQMKEWLGMGYSGFSVSVNVSVHQLEQPNFAKVVCDILKEIELEPRYLELEITETVLIEAVETVVENLYHLKKAGVKIIIDDFGTENSSFRYMQKFTVDGLKIDRSFVNGIKIDVNKAIIDAIILLGHRLKLPVTAEGVETREQLECLIESGCDKVQGFYFSKPLPPDEVIHLVQKGDQCFLISHNTQK from the coding sequence ATGAATGACAGGGAATTTCATCCCAGAAAAAAGGGAAATTTTATGGAAGAATCCCAGAAATCAATCACCTATCTTAAGCAAAAAGAAGAATTTCTAAGTAAAATTCTGGAAAACGAGCAGTTGTTAATAGTGGTTTGGACGCTGGAAAGTGGAGTAGTTTGGTTCAATAGATATACTCAGAATTTATTTGATATAGCGATAGAGGAACAATTAGAAAAGATAGATGTAAGTTTAATCATTCCGGAAAATTTAATTAGTTACCTAAAAGAACAATTGGATGATACTGGAGAGAGAAGTTTTCGTTACATAGACGAAAAACCGATGGTTTTAAAGAACGGTAGAGAAATTTATATTATGTGGCATAATAGTATTTTCAGCGATGAGGAAGGGCATAAGTACATTGTTTCTACCGGGATAGACGTTACAGAATTAAAGAAAACCGAAAAGAGATTTGAAGAAGCAAATAGAAACCTTCTTGCTTTAAACGAGGAATTATTGGCTCAGCAGGAAGAGCTGTCGGCAATGAATGAAGAACTTATGGCTCGAGAAGAAGAAGTGAGACAGAACTTAATTGAAATACAAAGGCAGCAGGATGAATTGAAAAAAAGTGAAGAACGTTACAGATTGGTAGTTGAAGGAGCAAGTGATGGGTTATGGGACTGGGATTTGGAAACGGATACTGCCTACATCTCCGAAAGGTGGAGAGATCTTATTGGTTTTGATAAAGAAGTAATAAATAACTACTGTGAAACATGGATTAAATTTATCCATCCCAGAGATGTGAAAGCAGTAATTAATAATTTACGTAATCATTTAGAGAAAAAGACGCCATTTTACTTATGCGAATATAGAATCAAAACAAAGGACGGAAAATATATATGGATTTTAAGCAGAGGAAAGGCTTTATGGAATAAAGAGGGCAAAGCCATAAGAATGGCGGGATCGCACACGGATATTACTCAAAGAAAACAAATGGAAAGCAAATTAGAATACATGGCATTCCATGACCCTCTGACTAACCTACCGCGTCGGGATGTTTTTCTGGAGAGGCTCAAAGTTGCCATGGCAGATGCCAGAAGGAATGGGAAGAAACTTGCAGTGTTTTTTGTTGATCTTGATAATTTCAAAATTATCAACGACTCTTTGGGTCATCATACGGGAGACAGGCTATTGAAGAAGATTGCCAAGGAATTAACAAAGTGTGTGCGGGAAACAGATACAATATCCAGGGTTGGCGGTGATGAATTTATCATTTTACTGCCTGATGTAAATAGTATTGAGGATACGGATAAGGTTGCAAAAAGAATATTGGAATTATTTGACCAACCAATAAAACTCAATAATTATGAATTGCCCGTTACTATTAGTATTGGTATTGCCATCTATCCCGATCATGGAAAAAGTGAAAGAGCTATACTGAAGAATGCGGATATAGCTATGTACACGGCTAAAAGAAAAGGAAAAAATGGTTTCCAATATTTTGACATAGCAATGAAGAGCGAGGTAGAATTTGCTAATACAGTTAAAAGAGATTTAAGGTTGGCTTTGGAAAAAAATCAGTTCATTTTATATTATCAGCCCCTTATTGACCTAAAGACAGGTAAAATAGCGAGTATGGAGGCACTTTTGAGGTGGCAACATCCTAAAAAAGGAATGATTAGCCCTTTTCACTTTATTCCTATTGCTGAAGAGACCCGGCAGATAATATCTATAGGTGAGTGGGTGTTAAGGACAGCTTGTAGACAAATGAAAGAATGGCTCGGTATGGGGTATTCGGGTTTCAGCGTTTCGGTAAATGTTTCTGTGCATCAGTTGGAGCAGCCTAATTTCGCGAAGGTTGTGTGTGATATCCTAAAAGAAATTGAACTTGAACCGAGATACCTGGAACTGGAGATTACTGAAACCGTCCTTATAGAAGCGGTGGAAACGGTGGTTGAAAACCTTTATCACTTGAAAAAAGCTGGGGTTAAAATAATAATAGATGATTTTGGCACTGAAAACAGTTCTTTTAGATATATGCAAAAATTTACGGTTGATGGTTTAAAAATTGACAGGTCGTTTGTGAATGGTATTAAGATAGATGTAAATAAGGCTATAATAGATGCGATTATTTTATTGGGACACAGGCTGAAACTACCTGTAACTGCTGAAGGGGTAGAAACCAGAGAGCAGCTTGAGTGTCTAATAGAGAGCGGGTGCGATAAAGTTCAAGGTTTTTATTTTAGCAAACCATTGCCTCCAGACGAGGTTATTCATCTGGTTCAAAAAGGGGACCAATGTTTCTTGATTTCTCATAACACACAAAAGTAG
- a CDS encoding aspartate kinase, protein MLVVQKYGGSSVANPERIKNVARRVAEYYRAGHRVAVVVSAMGDTTDELLDLMGEISPNPPAREIDMLLSTGEQVSVALLAMALHELGVPARSFTGLQAGIYTDEVHTKARITEIKPERVIACLNSGKVAVVAGFQGVNREGDITTLGRGGSDTTAVALAAALKADICEIYTDVDGVYTADPRIVPDARKIKEISYEEMLELASLGAVVLQPRSVDFARNYKVEVHVRSSFNYNEGTVLKEERDLEKKGVVTGVAHDKNVVKIGVFGVPDQPGVAYRLFSELAAHNINVDMIIQSAGKEEGQNDISFTIGKNDLAKTVEILEDVVKKLSARGYTYDEKVAKVSIVGAGMVTYPGVAAKMFEALYEENINIQMISTSEIKVSCIIAEDAVERAVNAIHKKFELGNGV, encoded by the coding sequence TTGTTAGTAGTTCAGAAATACGGCGGCAGTTCCGTGGCAAATCCTGAAAGAATAAAAAATGTGGCGCGAAGGGTTGCCGAATACTATCGGGCAGGGCACCGGGTGGCGGTGGTGGTTTCTGCCATGGGGGATACCACCGACGAACTTTTAGATCTTATGGGAGAAATAAGTCCAAACCCTCCGGCCCGGGAAATCGATATGCTTTTATCTACGGGGGAACAGGTTTCCGTTGCTCTCTTGGCTATGGCTTTACACGAACTGGGGGTACCCGCCCGGTCTTTTACCGGGTTGCAGGCCGGTATTTATACCGATGAAGTACACACCAAAGCGCGGATTACCGAAATTAAACCGGAAAGGGTTATCGCTTGTTTAAATTCCGGTAAGGTAGCTGTGGTGGCCGGCTTTCAGGGAGTAAATCGAGAGGGCGATATTACCACCCTCGGCCGTGGAGGAAGCGACACCACGGCGGTGGCGCTGGCGGCGGCCCTGAAGGCCGATATTTGCGAGATTTATACCGACGTGGACGGGGTTTATACGGCAGATCCCCGGATCGTGCCCGATGCCCGGAAAATTAAAGAGATATCCTACGAGGAAATGTTAGAACTGGCAAGTTTAGGGGCGGTGGTTTTGCAACCCCGCTCGGTCGATTTTGCCCGGAATTATAAAGTTGAAGTCCATGTAAGGTCAAGCTTTAATTATAACGAAGGTACGGTTTTAAAGGAGGAAAGAGATTTGGAGAAAAAGGGTGTTGTTACGGGAGTTGCCCATGATAAAAATGTGGTTAAAATCGGGGTTTTTGGTGTTCCCGATCAGCCCGGGGTGGCATATCGCTTGTTTTCCGAATTGGCTGCCCATAACATTAACGTTGATATGATTATCCAGAGTGCAGGAAAAGAAGAAGGACAAAACGATATATCTTTTACTATAGGAAAAAATGACCTGGCAAAAACTGTGGAAATTTTGGAAGATGTAGTCAAAAAGCTTTCCGCCAGAGGGTATACTTATGATGAAAAGGTGGCCAAGGTGTCGATTGTTGGCGCTGGTATGGTTACCTATCCCGGGGTAGCGGCTAAGATGTTTGAAGCCCTTTATGAAGAAAATATCAATATTCAGATGATCAGCACTTCCGAAATAAAGGTTTCCTGCATTATTGCGGAAGATGCGGTGGAAAGAGCGGTAAATGCCATCCATAAAAAATTTGAACTCGGTAATGGGGTATAA
- the thrB gene encoding homoserine kinase — MVCVLIPATSANLGPGFDAVGMALSFYNEVSLGPSPKELEIEVFGDGAELISRDKNNLVYVAITKIFERLGKTPRNLKLTLKNRVPLARGLGSSAAAIVGGLVAANAYLGNPLPKDELLRLATELEGHPDNVAPALLGGVVVSGFDRDKVKYLKLPVPEVEVVVAIPKFQLKTADSRQILPAEIPFSQAVLNVNRVSFLIAAFCLKKYEYLQIGMEDYLHQPYRSQLIPGFYQVVEEAKKAGAYGVALSGSGPTVIALAREGKAVGRAIEETFLNFGVEAEIIYTRPEERGAIDLINYKGEGDC, encoded by the coding sequence ATGGTTTGCGTACTTATTCCAGCAACTTCGGCAAATTTGGGTCCTGGCTTTGATGCGGTGGGGATGGCTCTTTCCTTTTACAATGAAGTAAGCCTTGGGCCATCGCCAAAGGAACTGGAAATAGAAGTTTTTGGCGATGGGGCTGAATTAATTTCCAGGGATAAAAATAATCTTGTTTACGTTGCTATAACTAAAATATTTGAGAGGTTAGGAAAAACGCCCCGAAACTTAAAGTTAACCCTGAAAAATCGCGTACCGTTAGCCCGGGGGCTTGGCAGCAGTGCTGCTGCTATTGTTGGTGGTCTGGTTGCAGCGAACGCTTACCTGGGAAATCCGCTGCCGAAGGATGAACTTTTACGCCTGGCTACCGAGTTAGAAGGCCATCCCGATAATGTAGCACCGGCTCTTCTCGGGGGTGTGGTGGTTTCCGGGTTCGACCGGGATAAGGTAAAATACCTGAAACTTCCCGTTCCCGAGGTAGAGGTAGTGGTTGCTATACCCAAGTTTCAGTTAAAAACTGCCGATTCCCGGCAGATACTGCCGGCGGAAATTCCCTTTTCCCAAGCGGTGCTAAATGTTAATCGGGTTTCCTTTTTAATTGCTGCTTTTTGCTTAAAAAAGTATGAATATTTACAAATAGGTATGGAAGATTATTTGCATCAACCCTACCGCAGTCAACTGATACCTGGCTTTTATCAGGTAGTAGAGGAAGCTAAAAAAGCCGGAGCTTACGGAGTAGCTTTAAGCGGAAGCGGGCCTACGGTAATTGCTCTGGCCAGAGAGGGTAAGGCGGTAGGCAGAGCGATTGAAGAAACGTTTTTAAATTTTGGTGTGGAAGCTGAAATTATCTATACCCGTCCGGAAGAGCGGGGAGCTATTGATTTAATAAATTACAAGGGGGAAGGAGATTGTTAG